A single region of the Podospora pseudopauciseta strain CBS 411.78 chromosome 1, whole genome shotgun sequence genome encodes:
- a CDS encoding hypothetical protein (EggNog:ENOG503P88E) has translation MGAVVSCIQSALRTIGRTIMAIINGIGNIIMAIVNGIINFLGIIVGFLTCNTCGGRRRHGGTTTRKSRGFGRRRHGTTAAI, from the exons ATGGGCGCCGTCGTCTCTTGC ATCCAGAGTGCTCTCCGCACCATCGGCCGCACTATCAtggccatcatcaacggcatcggcaacatcatcatggccatcgtcaacggcatcatcaacttcctcggcatcatcGTCGGCTTCCTCACCTGCAACACCTGCGGCGGTCGCCGTCGCCACggtggcaccaccacccgcaagagcagagggtttgggaggaggagacatGGGACTACTGCTGCCATTTAA